In Xanthomonas campestris pv. phormiicola, the DNA window CTGCGCACGCGCTGGCCCTGGCTGGGCGTGGGCGTGGCCTTCATGATCTTCCTGCCGAACCTGCTCTGGCAGATCCGGCACGACTTCATCTACCTGGACTTCGTCGCCCATATCCACGCACGCGACGTGGCCATCGGCCGCACGGACCTGTTCTTTCCCGAGCAGTTGTACGCCAACGCGAGCGCATTGACGCTACCTGTCTGGCTGGCGGGACTGGGTTTCGTGTCGCTGGCTACTTCGATGCGCCGTTACCGCGTGCTGGCCTGGATGTACGCGGTGCCGCTGCTGCTGTTCGCGCTCTCGCGCGGGCGCGGCTACTACATGGCGCCGGGCTATCCGATGCTGCTGGCGGCCGGCTATGTGGCCGTCGAGCACTGCTGCACCCGCCTGCCGGGGCGCCGCGCGCGCTGGCTGCGCCTCGCGCTGGCGGGCCTGCTGGCGGTCGGCCTGCCGCTGGGCGCGGCGCTGCATCTGCCGATCGCGCCGATCCATTCCCCGCTCTGGCAGCTGGCCCGGCGTCTGCACGGCGACTATGCCGAGCAGGTGGGTTGGCAGGAACTGGCACAACGCGTGGCGTCGATCTACCGCGCGCTGCCCGAAGCCGAGCGTGCCAACACGGCCATCCTGGCCAACAACTACGGGGAGGCCGGCGCGATGGCGCTGTACGGCCCGGCGCTCGGCTTGCCGCCGGTGATCAGCCGGACGAACTCGGCCTGGTATCGCGGCTATGGCGAGCGGCCGCCGAAGGTGATCATCGAACTTGGCACTACCGCCGAGGACGAGCGCGGCAGCGTCGCCAAGTGCGTCTCGCACGGTCTCTTCCGCAACCGCGAGGGCGTGGCCAACGAGGAATCGGCGAACGGCTATGAGATCTTCGTCTGCCGCGACATCCCGCCGCTGTGGCCGCAGATCTGGGGCGTCGAACCCCGCTTCGGCTGAACGGCGCGGGCGCCTCGCACCGGCGCGTGGCCTGGCTCAGGCCGGCATGACGGACGTTATCGGTCGGGAGGTGCGCTTATCGGGCCAAGAACGAAGGCGTGGACAACGCTGTTTTTCGCACCTCGGATAACACCTCGCCGACACGCGTCAGGACGTTCTGCGAGCAGAGCCTGAGGCCGGTACAGCTGCAGATCATTTGCTCACCACTGCGTTTTCTCTGGACGGCGGCCCACGCCCGACGCCGCAGGGTATTGAATACGGATGATCGCTCTCAATCCATCAACGTCATTCAATCTTCTGATCGGCGGGGTCTGGTGGCTGGCTGCCAGTCCGCTTGGGGGAAGATCCGGGACCATCGAGCCCACGTGCCTGAGCATATGCGCCAAGAATCGCGGCGGCGAACCCGAAACGGCACCAACGCCGAGCGCCCAGCGCGGCCCGAAAGCGTTCGCCAGCCACCCCACGATCGGGGCGCCGATCGGCGTGCCCCCAAGCGCGATGCCGACACGCAGCGCCATCACCCGCCCCCGCATGGTGGGCTCCGTGGAAAGCTGCATCAAGCTGTTCGTTGTGTTGGTAAAGGTCAGGGCGGCAACGCCGAGAACCACCAGCGCAATGGCGAACAGCCAGGAGCTCGGGGCGAGCGCGGCGAAGGTGCAGCCGAGCCCGAACACCCCGGCGCCAACCAGCAGCAAGCCGAAGCGTGGCCTGTCGCGGCCGGCGCTCAGCAGCGCGCCCGCCATCGTCCCGATCGCCATGATCGATGACAGCAGACCATATCCGCGATCACCGGCGTGGGCGAGCGCACCAGCCAGCGCACCATGCCGCCATACAGGCGCTCACGTTCGGCGTGCAAGCGTGGGTTGCTCAGCAACCGATCCAGTCGCTTCAGCGGCGCACGGATACGTTCGGCGTCCAACCAGCTGCGGGCCAGATCGATCAGCACCAGGCGGCGACCCGCCAGCAGCGACTCGACCGCCAGCAGCAGCGTCTGCCGGCGTAGTGCATGCATCGGCGACAGTGCCGACTCCAGGCATCTTTGCAATACTTGGCTCGCGCGCATGGTCTGCGATCCTCATTGGTGTGGTAACCGCGAAGATCGCGCCATGCGCGCGCTTTTGCAAACCAAAGCCGCTGCAAACTCTTGATTGCTAAGAATTAAAGCTGGGGAAACCTGAGCCTCTGGCCTCTTTGGAGAACCCCCTTTGGAGAACAGGCCATTGCGGCAGGTGGCCGCGTCCGCGTCGTCCGGCGCAGCATGCGCCATCGCCGATATCGTCAGCAGGGCGAGCAGACAGCCCTGTGCATCTGGATCACTCCACGGGCGGGCCGGTGTTGTGGGCCAAGGGCGGTGCACTATCATGGAGGAAGCAGATGCCAGTCGGTGCTGCGGTCACCGCGGAGGTGCACGCTGCGGGCTGGTCGACGGCGCCGAGGATGTGAGCGATGTTGTAAGCGGTGCGGCCTCGGGCCGCCGAATCACGCATTCGAACCGGAGTCAGGCCCATGAGCGCCTCCCAGCCCATCCACGCCCTTACCGTGATCTACGCCAGGAACATCGAGCGGGTCGCCGACTTCTACAGGAACACGCTTTCGCTCGCGCTTGTGGAGCAGGGCGACGCGTTCGTGGTGGTGGGAAACCCCCATTTCGAGATCGCGGTGGTCCGGATGGCGGGCGACAAGGCGCCCGCCTCCGGACCCGGGTCCTTCCACGTCAGAACCGAGACTCCACTCAAGGGCTCGTTCCTGGTGGAGAGCCTGGAGCATGCCCGCTCCGCCGCCGAGGCCTCGGGCGGCGCCTTCAAGCCGCTCGCGTCGGCGTGGCGCTGGCGCGAGCAACTCCACCTGGACGGGCATGATCCGGAAGGCAATGTGGTGCAGGTGCGTGCCCGCGCGACCTGACGATTTTGCTAGGCCAACGCCGCTTCGCGGTGGGCGGTGGCATCATTGGACGAATCCGTTCGTACCAGGCTGCTTCGCGGTCGACCTTGCCGCCGGGCATCGATCAGGGACAAATGATGGCGGTACTCCTTCTCCCGTTCATGGCATTGGCGGCGGTCGGGCTGCTCCTGAGCATCGGCGTTCACATCGCGTCCTTGCTCGGACTCCAGATCCCGGGCGGCGAGTTGGTGTGGTCGCTGCACCTCGGCATCTTCGTGGTGTGGCTTCCCGCGGTGCTGGTCGCC includes these proteins:
- a CDS encoding glycosyltransferase family 39 protein, translating into MNASLPSLYSAPDAAHRPAAAPAGGHGRRSGLALLLVLALVRFVAHLWLNGAYGFHRDELQVLDDARHLDWGYVPYPPLVPWLARLELALFGTSLTGFRVVAALSQCGAMVLAGLIAGELGGRRFAQVCAALAVACMPFGLVNSSILMYCGPDLLWVVAAAWLVLRLANGGDLRLWLALGAVFGLGLMTRYTIVFWAVGLGVGVLAGPLRAQLRTRWPWLGVGVAFMIFLPNLLWQIRHDFIYLDFVAHIHARDVAIGRTDLFFPEQLYANASALTLPVWLAGLGFVSLATSMRRYRVLAWMYAVPLLLFALSRGRGYYMAPGYPMLLAAGYVAVEHCCTRLPGRRARWLRLALAGLLAVGLPLGAALHLPIAPIHSPLWQLARRLHGDYAEQVGWQELAQRVASIYRALPEAERANTAILANNYGEAGAMALYGPALGLPPVISRTNSAWYRGYGERPPKVIIELGTTAEDERGSVAKCVSHGLFRNREGVANEESANGYEIFVCRDIPPLWPQIWGVEPRFG
- a CDS encoding MFS transporter codes for the protein MAIGTMAGALLSAGRDRPRFGLLLVGAGVFGLGCTFAALAPSSWLFAIALVVLGVAALTFTNTTNSLMQLSTEPTMRGRVMALRVGIALGGTPIGAPIVGWLANAFGPRWALGVGAVSGSPPRFLAHMLRHVGSMVPDLPPSGLAASHQTPPIRRLNDVDGLRAIIRIQYPAASGVGRRPEKTQW